The Bradyrhizobium sp. WBAH42 genome includes a window with the following:
- a CDS encoding B12-binding domain-containing radical SAM protein: MNVPSPCNVLMLYPLFSAESFWTFGESCKVLGVKRPAAPLGLITVAAMLPESWTVRLIDCNTAPFGEEDLAWADVVFTGGMLPQQADTLRLIELCRAVGKPVVVGGPDPTSSPHIYERADFRVLGEAESVIDDFIAAWESGARSGVFTAPKFQADVTKTPVPRFDLLKFEDYLYLGVQYSRGCPFTCEFCDIIELYGRVPRTKTIEQMFVELETIYKMGYRGHLDFVDDNFIGNKKSLRQFLPKLAEWQRTHGYPFEFSTEASVNLADDPELLELMGAANFFGIFVGIESPDPETLVAMRKKQNTRRNIAESIHKIYAAGMLVTAGFIVGFDNEKVSMAESMIEFIEEAAIPVAMVGLLYALPNTQLTRRLEREGRLHSGHDVAPTIGADQCTAGINFDPVRPLRDILTDYKRVLEHVYSPAAYAARVDRLMTLLDRSRQRSELAEGDIRSKLGAMETVHKVVSALPEARAPLWQTFMNCAKRDTSSARIAVQMIAAYAHLGPYSRKVVAAIDERLAALDNETVAPVAVGVTAA, from the coding sequence ATGAACGTGCCGAGTCCCTGCAACGTACTGATGCTCTACCCGCTGTTCTCGGCAGAGTCCTTCTGGACCTTCGGCGAATCCTGCAAAGTGCTGGGTGTCAAGCGCCCGGCCGCCCCCCTCGGCCTGATCACCGTTGCCGCGATGCTGCCCGAGAGCTGGACGGTCCGGCTGATCGATTGCAACACGGCGCCCTTCGGCGAGGAGGATCTCGCCTGGGCCGACGTCGTGTTCACCGGCGGTATGTTGCCCCAGCAGGCCGACACGTTGCGCCTGATCGAGCTCTGCCGCGCCGTGGGCAAGCCGGTCGTGGTCGGCGGACCAGATCCGACCTCGAGCCCCCACATCTACGAGCGGGCCGATTTCCGGGTGCTCGGCGAGGCCGAGAGCGTCATCGACGATTTCATCGCGGCCTGGGAGAGCGGCGCGCGGTCCGGCGTCTTCACTGCGCCGAAGTTCCAGGCCGACGTCACCAAGACGCCGGTGCCGCGTTTCGACCTGCTCAAGTTCGAGGACTATCTCTATCTCGGGGTGCAATATTCGCGCGGCTGTCCCTTCACCTGCGAGTTCTGCGACATCATCGAGCTCTACGGGCGCGTGCCGCGGACCAAGACGATCGAGCAGATGTTCGTCGAGCTCGAGACGATCTACAAGATGGGCTATCGCGGCCATCTGGATTTCGTCGACGACAATTTCATCGGCAACAAGAAGTCGCTGCGGCAATTCCTGCCGAAGCTCGCCGAATGGCAGCGCACGCACGGCTATCCGTTCGAATTCTCCACGGAAGCTTCCGTCAACCTCGCCGACGATCCGGAGCTCCTGGAGCTGATGGGTGCGGCCAATTTCTTCGGCATCTTCGTCGGCATCGAAAGTCCGGACCCCGAGACGCTGGTCGCGATGCGCAAGAAGCAGAACACGCGGCGCAACATCGCCGAGAGCATCCACAAGATCTACGCCGCTGGCATGCTCGTCACCGCGGGCTTCATCGTCGGCTTCGACAACGAGAAGGTCTCGATGGCGGAGTCGATGATCGAGTTCATCGAGGAGGCGGCTATCCCCGTGGCCATGGTCGGCCTGCTCTATGCCTTGCCGAACACGCAGCTCACGCGCCGGCTGGAGCGCGAAGGCCGGCTGCATTCGGGCCACGACGTGGCGCCGACCATCGGTGCCGATCAGTGCACGGCCGGCATCAACTTCGATCCGGTCCGCCCGTTGCGCGACATCCTGACGGACTACAAGCGGGTGCTGGAGCACGTCTACAGCCCGGCCGCCTACGCAGCACGCGTCGATCGCCTGATGACGCTGCTCGACCGGTCCAGGCAGCGTTCCGAGCTTGCCGAAGGTGATATCCGCTCCAAGCTCGGCGCCATGGAGACCGTGCACAAGGTGGTCTCCGCCCTTCCCGAGGCGCGGGCGCCGCTCTGGCAGACCTTTATGAACTGCGCCAAGCGCGACACGTCGTCGGCGCGCATCGCCGTGCAGATGATCGCGGCCTATGCACATCTCGGACCGTACTCGCGCAAGGTCGTCGCGGCCATCGACGAGCGCCTGGCCGCGCTGGACAACGAGACCGTCGCTCCCGTGGCCGTCGGCGTGACGGCGGCCTGA
- a CDS encoding MFS transporter, whose translation MTITLPAAAREPDHPTADGLPATQRRWAVAAIFTALAMASLDTAIANIALPSIAADLHVTPEQSVWVVNVYQIALVATLLPLGALGEIVGHQRIYLGGLILFTIASLFCAVAWSLDSLLVARTLQGLGASGIMSVNTALVRFVYPGRMLGRGFGHNALVVATAFTFGPSIASAILALGPWPWLFAVNIPFGLVAIGIGFAMLPKTPRADHGFDLLGAILATACLGLFITGIGSAAHNLSPIVVGIELVTALVLGVILTRRHADHPAPMLPIDLFARPMFALSAATAVCSFAVQGLAFVSLPFYFEDVLGRSQVETGFFMTPWPLVVGIMAPIAGRLSDRHAVGLLGGIGLVLLGLGMALLAALPANPAIPDIIWRMVICGMGFGFFQAPNMKAVMASAPAHRSGSASGIVATARLTGQTTGAALAAACFALAGHDGATLALALGAGFAALGSVMSLLRLAVK comes from the coding sequence ATGACGATCACGTTACCTGCCGCCGCGCGCGAGCCCGACCATCCCACCGCCGACGGCCTTCCGGCGACGCAGCGGCGCTGGGCGGTCGCGGCGATCTTCACTGCGCTCGCGATGGCCTCGCTCGACACCGCGATCGCCAACATCGCCCTGCCCTCCATCGCCGCCGACCTGCACGTCACGCCGGAGCAGTCGGTGTGGGTGGTCAACGTCTACCAGATCGCGCTGGTGGCGACGCTGCTGCCGCTGGGGGCGCTCGGCGAGATCGTCGGGCACCAGCGCATCTATCTCGGCGGCCTGATCCTGTTCACCATCGCCTCGCTGTTCTGCGCGGTGGCATGGTCGCTCGACAGCCTCCTGGTGGCGCGCACCCTGCAAGGCTTGGGGGCGAGCGGCATCATGAGCGTCAACACGGCGCTGGTGCGCTTCGTCTATCCCGGCCGCATGCTCGGCCGGGGTTTCGGTCACAACGCGCTCGTGGTCGCGACCGCCTTCACCTTCGGGCCCTCGATCGCCTCCGCCATCCTGGCGCTCGGACCGTGGCCGTGGCTGTTCGCCGTCAACATCCCGTTCGGCCTCGTCGCCATCGGCATAGGCTTTGCCATGCTGCCGAAGACCCCGCGCGCCGATCACGGCTTCGACTTGCTCGGCGCGATCCTGGCCACCGCCTGCCTCGGCCTGTTCATCACCGGCATCGGCAGCGCCGCGCACAATCTGTCGCCAATCGTTGTCGGCATCGAGTTGGTCACCGCCCTCGTGCTTGGCGTGATCCTGACCCGCCGCCATGCCGATCATCCCGCGCCGATGCTGCCGATCGACCTGTTCGCCAGGCCGATGTTCGCCCTGTCGGCGGCAACGGCCGTGTGCTCCTTCGCAGTCCAGGGCCTCGCCTTCGTCTCGCTGCCGTTCTATTTCGAGGACGTGCTCGGCCGCTCGCAGGTCGAGACCGGCTTCTTCATGACGCCGTGGCCGCTGGTGGTCGGCATCATGGCGCCGATCGCAGGCCGTCTCTCCGACCGCCATGCCGTCGGCCTGCTCGGCGGCATCGGTCTCGTGCTGCTCGGTCTCGGCATGGCGCTGCTGGCGGCACTGCCGGCCAATCCCGCGATCCCTGACATCATCTGGCGAATGGTGATCTGCGGCATGGGGTTCGGCTTCTTCCAGGCGCCAAACATGAAGGCGGTGATGGCAAGCGCGCCGGCTCACCGCAGCGGCAGCGCCTCCGGCATCGTCGCGACCGCGCGCCTGACGGGGCAGACGACCGGCGCGGCGCTTGCCGCCGCCTGCTTCGCGCTCGCAGGTCATGACGGCGCGACACTGGCGCTGGCGCTCGGCGCGGGCTTTGCCGCGCTCGGCAGCGTGATGAGCTTGCTGCGGCTCGCGGTGAAGTAA